The following proteins come from a genomic window of Anguilla rostrata isolate EN2019 chromosome 17, ASM1855537v3, whole genome shotgun sequence:
- the flii gene encoding protein flightless-1 homolog, producing the protein MAATGVLPFIRGVDLSGNDFKGGYFPEHVKSMSSLRWLKLNRTGLCYLPEELAALQKLEHLSVSHNSLTTLHGELSSLPCLRAIVARANSLKNSGVPDDIFQLDDLSVLDLSYNQLTEIPRDLENSKNMLVLNLSHNSIDNIPNQLFINLTDLLYLDMSDNKLDSLPPQMRRLIHLQTLILNNNPLMHAQLRQLPAMVALQTLHLRNTQRTQSNMPTSMEGLSYLADVDLSCNDLTRVPECLYTLSSLKRLNLSSNQISELSLCIDQWTQMETLNLSRNQLTSLPSAVCKLSKLKKLYLNSNKLDFDGIPSGVGKLSCLVEFMAANNNLELIPEGLCRCGKLKKLVLNKNRLVTLPEAIHFLTDLEVLDVRENPNLVMPPKPVDRTAEWYNIDFSLQNQLRLAGASPATVAAAGGGNSPRDPLARKMRLRRRKDSAQDDQAKQVLKGMSDVAQEKNKSIEENGDQRYSDLKVRRWDKSLEKPQLDYSEFFQEDVGQIPGLTVWQIENFVPMQVDEAFLGKFYEADCYIILKAFLDENGALSWHIFYWIGQEATLDKKAGAAIHAVNLRNYLGAECRTIREEMGDESEEFSAVFDNEISYIEGGTASGFYTVEDTHYVTRLYRVYGKKNIKLESVPLKAASLDPRFVFLLDNGLVIYVWRGGNATLSATTKARLFAEKINKNERKGKAEITSLSHSQEPPEFWEILGGQPEEIKKHVPDDFSPVRPKLYKVGLGLGYLELPQINYKLSVEHKDKLKLDVLPELRLLQSLLDTKGVYILDCWSDVFIWIGRKSPRLVRAAALKLGQEVCGMLHRPKHAVVVRNLEGTECQVFKSKFKNWDDVLKVDYTRNAETVLKNTGISGKVKKDSEQKDQMKADLTALFLPRQPPMPLSEAEQMMEEWNEDLDGMEGFVLEGKKFARLPEEEFGHFNTQDCYVFLCRYWVPVEYEDDEEKKGKPKDEEEGAEDEEKQTEEDFQCIVYFWQGREASNMGWLTFTFSLQKKFESLFPGKLEVVRMTQQQENLKFLSHFKRKFIIHKGKRKQKEDSVQPSLYHIRTNGSALCTRTIQIATDSSNLNSEFCFILKVPFESTDNQGIVYTWVGRAADPDEAKLAEDIMNSMFDDTYSKQVINEGEEPENFFWVGIGSQKPYDEDAEYMKYARLFRCSNEKGYFSVSEKCSDFCQDDLADDDIMLLDNGKEVYMWVGTQTSQVEIKLSLKACQVYIQHMRSKDTEHPRKLRLVRKGNEPHCFTRCFHAWSAFRKPPA; encoded by the exons ATGGCTGCCACCGGAGTCCTTCCCTTCATTCGAGGGGTAGACCTAAgtggaaatgattttaaa GGAGGTTATTTTCCTGAACATGTCAAATCCATGTCCAGTCTCCGATGGCTGAAACTCAACAGAACGGGCCTCTGCTATCTTCCGGAGGAGCTGGCCGCCCTGCAGAAACTG GAGCACTTGTCAGTGAGCCACAACAGCCTGACAACTTTACACGGCGAACTTTCCAGTCTTCCATGTCTCAGG GCAATCGTGGCCCGAGCAAACAGCCTGAAGAACTCGGGTGTTCCTGATGACATTTTTCAGTTGGATGACCTCTCAGTGCTG GATCTGAGCTACAACCAGCTGACTGAAATTCCCAGGGACCTTGAAAACTCCAAAAACATGCTTGTCCTCAACCTCAGCCACAACAG taTTGACAACATACCAAACCAGCTGTTTATTAACCTGACGGATTTGCTCTACCTGGATATGAGTGACAATAAGCTGGACAGCCTTCCCCCTCAGATGAGACGCCTGATCCACTTGCAGACCCTGATACTGAACAACAACCCCCTCATGCATGCCCAGTTAAG ACAGCTGCCGGCCATGGTGGCTCTGCAGACTCTGCACCTGAGAAACACCCAGCGCACCCAGAGCAACATGCCCACCAGCATGGAGGGCCTCTCTTACCTGGCAG ATGTGGACCTGTCCTGTAATGACCTGACCCGGGTGCCAGAGTGCCTGTACACCCTGTCCAGCCTGAAGAGGCTGAACCTGAGCAGCAACCAGATCTCGGAGCTGTCCCTCTGCATCGACCAGTGGACCCAGATGGAGACGCTCAACCTGTCCCGCAACCAGCTGACGTCCCTGCCC tctgcCGTCTGCAAGCTGTCCAAGCTGAAGAAGCTGTATCTGAATTCAAACAAACTGGATTTCGACGGCATCCCGTCCGGAGTGGGCAAGCTGTCCTGCCTGGTGGAGTTCATGGCAGCCaataacaacctggagctcatcCCCGAAGGCCTGTGCAG GTGTGGGAAACTGAAGAAGCTGGTCTTGAACAAAAACCGCCTTGTGACTCTGCCCGAGGCCATCCATTTCCTCACAGATCTGGAG GTCCTTGACGTGCGGGAGAACCCCAACCTGGTGATGCCCCCAAAGCCTGTGGACCGAACAGCTGAGTGGTACAACATCGACTTCTCCCTGCAGAACCAGCTCCGATTGGCTGGGGCTTCTCCAGCCACGGTGGCTGCAGCGGGAGGAG GTAACAGCCCCCGAGACCCGCTGGCCAGGAAGATGAGGCTGAGGAGGCGGAAGGACTCTGCGCAGGACGACCAGGCCAAGCAGGTGCTGAAGGGCATGTCGGACGTGGCCCAGGAGAAGAACAAGTCCATAGAG GAGAACGGCGATCAGCGGTACTCGGACCTGAAGGTCCGGCGCTGGGACAAGAGCCTGGAGAAGCCGCAGCTGGACTACTCCGAGTTCTTCCAGGAGGACGTGGGTCAGATCCCCGGCCTGACCGTGTGGCAGATCGAGAACTTCGTGCCCATGCAGGTGGACGAGGCCTTCCTCGGGAAGTTCTACGAGGCCGACTGCTACATCATCCTGAAG GCCTTCCTGGACGAGAACGGTGCGCTGAGCTGGCACATCTTCTACTGGATCGGCCAGGAGGCCACGCTGGACAAGAAGGCGGGCGCCGCCATCCACGCCGTCAACCTGCGCAACTACCTGGGGGCGGAGTGCCGGACCATCCGGGAGGAGATGGGCGACGAGTCTGAGGAGTTCAGCGCG GTCTTTGATAATGAGATCTCTTACATTGAGGGAGGAACTGCCAGCGGGTTCTACACAGTGGAAGATACGCACTATGTGACAAG GCTTTACCGTGTGTATGGTAAGAAGAACATAAAGCTGGAGTCAGTGCCCCTGAAGGCTGCCTCCCTGGACCCACG CTTTGTCTTCTTGCTGGACAACGGCCTGGTGATTTATGTGTGGAGAGGAGGAAACGCCACACTGAGTGCCACTACTAAAGCCAG GCTGTTCGCTGAGAAGATCAATAAGAATGAGCGGAAGGGCAAAGCGGAGATCACCTCGCTGTCCCACAGTCAGGAGCCTCcggaattctgggaaattctCGGGGGTCAGCCCGAGGAGATAAAGAAGCACGTCCCCGACGACTTCTCGCCCGTCCGGCCCAAACTCTACAAG GTTGGGCTCGGTCTGGGTTACCTGGAGCTTCCTCAGATCAACTACAAGCTGTCCGTGGAGCACAAGGACAAGCTGAAGCTGGACGTTCTCCCGGAGCTGAGACTG CTGCAGAGCCTGCTGGACACCAAAGGGGTGTACATCCTGGACTGCTGGTCGGACGTGTTCATCTGGATCGGGCGCAAGTCGCCGCGGCTGGTGCGGGCGGCCGCCCTCAAGCTGGGCCAGGAGGTGTGCGGCATGCTCCACCGGCCCAAACACGCCGTGGTCGTCCGCAACCTGGAGGGCACCGAATGTCAG GTCTTCAAGTCCAAGTTCAAGAACTGGGACGACGTGCTGAAGGTGGACTACACGCGGAACGCCGAGACGGTGCTGAAGAACACGGGCATTTCGGGGAAGGTGAAGAAGGACTCGGAGCAGAAGGACCAGATGAAGGCCGACCTGACGGCCCTGTTCCTCCCCAGGCAGCCGCCCATGCCCCtctcagag GCGGAGCAGATGATGGAGGAGTGGAACGAGGACCTGGACGGGATGGAGGGATTTGTCTTGGAGGGGAAGAAGTTTGCCCGTTTGCCCGAAGAAGAGTTTGGCCACTTCAACACACAGGACTGCTACGTGTTCCTCTGCAG GTACTGGGTGCCGGTGGAGTACGAGGACGACGAGGAGAAGAAGGGCAAGCCGAAGGACGAAGAGGAGGGGGCTGAGGATGAGGAGAAGCAGACGGAGGAGGACTTCCAGTGCATTGTGTACTTCTGGCAGGGCCGAGAGGCCTCCAACATGGGCTGGCTCACCTTCACCTTCAGCCTGCAGAAGAAGTTCGAGAGCCTCTTCCCCGGAAAGCTGGAG GTGGTGCGCATGACTCAGCAGCAGGAGAACCTGAAGTTTCTCTCCCACTTCAAGAGGAAGTTCATTATCCACAAGGGGAAGAGGAAGCAGAAGGAGGACAGTGTGCAGCCCAGCCTCTATCACATCAGGACTAATGGCAGCGCCCTCTGCACCAG GACAATCCAGATTGCCACAGACTCCAGCAACCTGAACTCTGAATTCTGTTTCATATTAAAG gttccCTTCGAGAGCACGGACAACCAGGGCATCGTGTACACGTGGGTGGGCCGGGCCGCGGACCCGGACGAGGCCAAGCTGGCCGAGGACATCATGAACTCCATGTTTGACGACACCTACAGCAAACAG GTGATCAACGAGGGGGAGGAGCCCGAGAACTTCTTCTGGGTGGGGATTGGCTCTCAGAAGCCCTACGACGAGGACGCGGAGTACATGAAGTATGCTCGGCTGTTCAG gTGCTCCAATGAGAAGGGATATTTCTCTGTTTCGGAGAAGTGCTCAGATTTCTGTCAGGATGACCTTGCTGATGATGACATCATGCTCCTGGACAATGGAAAAGAG gTGTACATGTGGGTCGGCACTCAGACCAGTCAGGTGGAGATCAAACTGAGCCTGAAAGCTTGTCAG GTGTACATCCAGCACATGAGGTCCAAGGACACGGAGCACCCCAGGAAGCTGCGTCTGGTGCGCAAGGGCAACGAGCCCCACTGCTTCACCCGCTGCTTCCACGCCTGGAGCGCCTTCAGGAAGCCGCCCGCTTAG